The stretch of DNA TAGGCGTCGGCCAGTTCCGCCCCCTCGTAATCCTTCGGGACGTTGTCCTCGATCCAGTTGAGCAGGTCGTCCGGCGTCTCGTCGACGTCGTAGGACGCTCGCAGCGCGCCCTCGGCGTCTCGCTCCTTGATGAGTTCGTCGAGGAAGTCGAAGATCCCCTCGGTGGTGTCGCGTTCGCTCGTCACCACGTCGTCGACGGTCAACCGCTCGGCTTCCTCGGCGACCGCCTGTAGATCGTTGACCGCCGAGCGCAGGTCGCCGCTCGTCGACTCGGCGATCGCCTCGAGCGCTTCCTCCTCGAACTCGACGTCCTCGCGGCGACAGATGTCCCGCAGCACGGGGACGATCGACCGCTTCGAGACGTCCCGGAACTCGATGGTCTCGCAGGCGTTGCGCAGCGACTGACTCATGTCGTAGAACTCGTTGGCCACGAGCACGATCGGCTGGTTCGCATCCTTGACGACGCGCGTGACCTCCCGCGAGCCGCCGTAGTCGGCGTTGCCGTGGAAGTTATCGGCTTCGTCGAGGATGACGAGCCGACGGCCCGCACCGCCAGCGGTGAGGGTGCCGCTCTTGGCCGCCTCGCCGGCGATCCGTTCGATGACGTCGGCTCCGCGGCTGTCGCTCGCGTTGAGCTCCATCACTGGCCAGCCCATGTCGGCGGCCAGCGCGTGGGCGGCGGAGGTCTTCCCGACGCCGGGGCTGCCGTGGACGATCACCGACTTCCGGTGGTCGTCCCAGGTTTCGGCCCACTCCTCGAGTTTGTCCCGGGCCTTGTTGTTGCCGCGTACCTCCGACAGCGTCGTCGGGCGGTACTTCTCCGTCCAGTCGGTCATTGGAGACAGGTTGGTGCGAGTCGCGTTTAGTGGTTGCGGACGCTACTCTTCGGTGCCCGTCTTCAAGTCGAGACGAGGCGTAACGTCCTCGTATGCATCATCACTCGAGACGATAGTATCCCCGTCCGATTCGACGAAGTGAAGCGCGTCGAACGGTGTGAACCCGTGGTCTTCCACGTACGTTGCCGCCGTAACGACAGTCTCCGCGTCACCGCGTACCTCGACGAGATTGGCGGCGTTCGAAACGACCCGTTCGGTATCGCGGTCCTCGCGGTAGGCAACTAAAAGGAGTTCGATGAGCG from Natrinema salaciae encodes:
- a CDS encoding PIN domain-containing protein, with the protein product MYAETDFLLALIKDEDWLGDAAEPVYRDRQDELWTSQFTLIELLLVAYREDRDTERVVSNAANLVEVRGDAETVVTAATYVEDHGFTPFDALHFVESDGDTIVSSDDAYEDVTPRLDLKTGTEE
- a CDS encoding replication factor C large subunit; this encodes MTDWTEKYRPTTLSEVRGNNKARDKLEEWAETWDDHRKSVIVHGSPGVGKTSAAHALAADMGWPVMELNASDSRGADVIERIAGEAAKSGTLTAGGAGRRLVILDEADNFHGNADYGGSREVTRVVKDANQPIVLVANEFYDMSQSLRNACETIEFRDVSKRSIVPVLRDICRREDVEFEEEALEAIAESTSGDLRSAVNDLQAVAEEAERLTVDDVVTSERDTTEGIFDFLDELIKERDAEGALRASYDVDETPDDLLNWIEDNVPKDYEGAELADAYEFLSNADRWLGRVRATQDYSYWRYATDNMTAGVAASRQGDKGGWTRYGPPSYWSKLGRTKGTRNTRDSIAERVAEREGSSVATARREILPFLSAMTHHCKNRDLTVRMAAAYDLDESEVSFVTGSGKDTNKVQSIVTDAEERKAEQAVEHSGNAFFQADGSSDDGDDNADADADDQQTLAAASDGERGSESASSEASTTEEPDDDQSGLNDFL